The genomic interval GGCGCCGGTGAACTCCTGGGCCAGTACCGGAGGTTCGCGGCCCCGCAGACCGACCGGGGCGGACAGTGGGAGGCGACGGTACGGCGGGCGGCCTACAAGGTGCTCACGCACGAGCTGGTCGCCGAGATGGACCGGCTCACCCGGGTCGCGGCCCGCCTCTGCGCCACGTCCCCGGAACCCGCGCTGCGCGACCGGGCCCCCTGGGCGCTGCGGACCGCCCTCCTGGAACTCCTGGTCCGCCTGGAGGTGTACCGGCCGTACACCTCGGGCGACACCGCCGCCGTCGTCACCGAGGAGGCGGCGGCCGAGGCCCGGCAGGCGTTCGTCGTCCCGGAGGAGGCGGGCGCCGTCGACGTCGTACGGGAGCTGCTGCTGGGGCGGTACGGGGACGGGCCCGAACAGGTCGAGTTCCGGACGCGGTTCGCGCAGACCGCGTCCGCGCTGCGGGCCAAGTCCGTGGAGGACACGGCGTTCTACCGCTATGTGCCGCTGCTGTCGGCGACCGAGGTGGGCGGGAACCCGGGGAGCCCGGCCGTGTCCCCGGAGGACTTCCACGCGTACTGCGCGCGCGTGCAGCGCGACTGGCCCACCATGGGCACCGTCCTGTCGACCCACGACACCAAACGCAGCGCCGACGTACGGGCCGCGCTGGCCGTGCTCACCGAGGTACCGGAGCGCTGGGCGGACGTGCTGGCCGAGGTGACCCGTACCGGGGAGGGCGTGCCGGACGCTCAACTGGCGTGGGCGGCCTGGCAGACGGTGTTCGGGCTCGGCCCGGCGGACGCGGAGCGCGTCCAGGAGGCGCTGCTGAAGCATGTGCGCGAGGCGGGCCTGTACACGAGCTGGACGGAGCAGGAGCCGCCGTACGAGGAGGCGGTGGCGGCGTTCGTCGCGGCGGGCCCGTGCGGGGCTCCTGGCGAGCACGTGGCCGCGTTGCGCACGGCGCTGGAGCCGCACATCCGGGCCAACATGCTGGGCGCCGCCCTGGTCCAGCTGACGATGCCGGGCGTACCGGACCTCTACCAGGGCACGGAGGCCGAGTACCGGGCCCTGGTCGATCCCGACAACCGGCGCCCCGTACCGTTCCCGCCCCCGCACCCCGGCGACAAGGGCGCGCTCACGGCCGCCGCGCTACGGCTGCGCGCCCGCCGCCCCGAGGTCTTCGGGGACGCGGCGACGTACGCCCCGCTGACGGCGGAGGGCCCGGCGGCGGCGCACTGCGTGGCGTTCTCGCGCTCGGGGGCCGTGGTCACGGCGGTGACCCGGCTGTCGGCGCGGCTCGCGGAGGCGGGCGGCTGGCGCGACACGGTGCTGCCGCTGCCCCCGGGGCGATGGGCCGATGTGCTGGCTCCGGAGCGGGAGTTCACGGGGCACGCACGCGTGGAGGACGTTTTCGGGGAGTTGCCGGTGGTGCTGTTGGAGCGGGTGGGCGAGAGCCACTAGCGGGTGCGGACCCTGAGGATCTTGGGCGAGCGCCGGACCAGGTCCTCAGGCGCCGTCCCGGCGCCCTCTGCGCGGCGGAGGCCCGGCAGGGCGGTCAGCAGGGCCCGCAGACCGTGTTCGGCCGTGAGACGGGCGAGGAGGGCTTCGGAGGAGGTCCGGCGCCCGGTGCCGTGGGCGAGCGGGGCGGGGTCGGGGCGGAAGGCGTCGTAGCGGTCGGGGTCGGTGAAGCGCTCCGGGTCGCGGCCGGCGGCGCCGAGGAGGCAGGCGACGGTGGCCCCGGCGGGGATCGCGCCGACGGGTTCGGCGGCCCGGCGCAGCACGACGTGCAGCGGCGGATCGCGGCGCAGGGACTCCGCCCAGGCCCCGGCCGCGCGCTCGGGCCGGGCGCGGAGCACCTCCAACTGGCCCGGATGGTCAAGGAGGTTGGCGAGGAACGACGCGAGCGCCCGCGCGGTGGTCTCACCGGCCGCGCCGAGCAGCGCGCCCACCAACCCCGTGACGGCCTCGTCGGTCCGCGCGGCGCACAGGACGGACAGCAGGTCACCACCCGGGTGGGCGCGCCGCCGGGCCGTCAACGGCCGCAGGAAGACGCCCAGTTCGGAACGCCCGCCCTCGGAGGGGCCGAGCCCCGTGCGACACCAGCGGTGCACACGCGCGGTCTCCTCGTACGGCAGCCCGAGCGCGGCCACGACCGAGGCGGTGGGCAGCCAGTCGCAGAACTCGGCCACCAGGTCGGCCTCTTCACGCGCGGCCAGCCTGCGGGCGAGGACATGGGCGCCGCGTTCGACGGCGGCGGTCAGGGCGGCCAGCGCGGGCCCGCGCAGCGCCCGGTCGAGGAGCCGGCCCGCTTCGGCCGGCCCGTCGCCGGGCAGGGCGACGAGCCGCGGGTCGGCGAGCGCGGCGCGGACGTCGTCGTAGCGGCTGACGAGCCAGGCGCCGAAGGGCTCGTCGTACACGAGCGGGTGGTGCGTGCGGAGGGTGCGGTAGAGCGGGT from Streptomyces sp. NBC_01288 carries:
- a CDS encoding cytochrome P450, which translates into the protein MLCLTDVLVTRTAGTPARPPGPPSLRTAVRDPYPLYRTLRTHHPLVYDEPFGAWLVSRYDDVRAALADPRLVALPGDGPAEAGRLLDRALRGPALAALTAAVERGAHVLARRLAAREEADLVAEFCDWLPTASVVAALGLPYEETARVHRWCRTGLGPSEGGRSELGVFLRPLTARRRAHPGGDLLSVLCAARTDEAVTGLVGALLGAAGETTARALASFLANLLDHPGQLEVLRARPERAAGAWAESLRRDPPLHVVLRRAAEPVGAIPAGATVACLLGAAGRDPERFTDPDRYDAFRPDPAPLAHGTGRRTSSEALLARLTAEHGLRALLTALPGLRRAEGAGTAPEDLVRRSPKILRVRTR
- the treY gene encoding malto-oligosyltrehalose synthase — translated: MTPERPDPAVPTATYRLQLQPEFPFAAAASAVPYLASLGVSHLHLSPVLESVPGSTHGYDVVDHARVRGELGGEDGLRALARTAREHGLGLVVDIVPNHMAMAPRHNHALWEVLREGPKSPYARWFDIDWEAQGGQVLLPVLGGPVGAELEHLAVDGDVLRYYDHVFPLREGTAELPLPRLLDAQWYRPVWWRLARTELNYRRFFSISELIGVRVEDPEVFDATHAKMLQLLREGVVDGLRVDHPDGLADPDDYLARLHEATGGRWTVVEKILADGEHLPASWPVAGTTGYDALRQVDGMFTDPAGAGELLGQYRRFAAPQTDRGGQWEATVRRAAYKVLTHELVAEMDRLTRVAARLCATSPEPALRDRAPWALRTALLELLVRLEVYRPYTSGDTAAVVTEEAAAEARQAFVVPEEAGAVDVVRELLLGRYGDGPEQVEFRTRFAQTASALRAKSVEDTAFYRYVPLLSATEVGGNPGSPAVSPEDFHAYCARVQRDWPTMGTVLSTHDTKRSADVRAALAVLTEVPERWADVLAEVTRTGEGVPDAQLAWAAWQTVFGLGPADAERVQEALLKHVREAGLYTSWTEQEPPYEEAVAAFVAAGPCGAPGEHVAALRTALEPHIRANMLGAALVQLTMPGVPDLYQGTEAEYRALVDPDNRRPVPFPPPHPGDKGALTAAALRLRARRPEVFGDAATYAPLTAEGPAAAHCVAFSRSGAVVTAVTRLSARLAEAGGWRDTVLPLPPGRWADVLAPEREFTGHARVEDVFGELPVVLLERVGESH